One stretch of Roseimicrobium sp. ORNL1 DNA includes these proteins:
- a CDS encoding chorismate-binding protein, translated as MMDLALFRLPDGRAWVGEGPFAEAAVPPGGTAFYVNDFTLSDANPWKVPARLTPVKSGDELWVALSQNDELNAAASPVVRWQKPATEWFKMAFRRIRKDVLAHKLRKLVPVLTEEGELQSGDPRLLLRRVLEAPAGLWGYARVQGEQGFLGATPELLMQIEGGTLHTMALAGTAKPNREESFAADVKEIEEHELVAGFIEEALKEFGEVTRGVRGVSHPAGLTHFRTDISVQLRDSADMNELVARLHPTPAVGCLPRDESGREKLAEYRRLLKTPAFFGAPFGLKVDDVFHCVVSIRGLAWNEETIFLPSGCGIVGGSAFDHEWRELRLKRESVAKLFGL; from the coding sequence ATGATGGACCTCGCGCTTTTCAGGCTCCCCGACGGACGGGCATGGGTGGGAGAGGGGCCGTTTGCGGAAGCAGCGGTCCCTCCGGGTGGTACTGCGTTCTATGTGAATGACTTCACGCTGTCTGATGCAAACCCCTGGAAGGTTCCGGCGCGCTTGACTCCGGTGAAATCAGGAGACGAGCTGTGGGTTGCCCTTTCTCAAAACGATGAACTGAATGCCGCTGCCTCGCCCGTGGTGCGCTGGCAGAAGCCGGCCACGGAGTGGTTCAAGATGGCTTTCCGCCGCATCCGCAAGGATGTGCTCGCGCACAAGCTGCGCAAGCTGGTGCCGGTGCTCACTGAGGAGGGCGAATTGCAATCCGGTGATCCCCGCCTGCTGCTGCGCCGCGTGCTGGAAGCTCCGGCTGGGCTGTGGGGCTATGCGCGTGTGCAGGGGGAGCAGGGTTTCCTTGGAGCCACACCGGAGCTGCTCATGCAGATCGAAGGTGGTACGCTGCACACCATGGCGCTGGCGGGTACGGCCAAGCCGAATCGCGAGGAGAGTTTCGCGGCGGATGTGAAAGAGATCGAGGAGCACGAACTGGTGGCCGGATTTATCGAGGAAGCGCTCAAGGAATTTGGAGAAGTGACACGAGGGGTGCGTGGGGTGAGCCATCCCGCCGGACTCACGCATTTCCGCACGGACATTTCTGTGCAGCTTCGGGACTCGGCGGACATGAATGAACTCGTGGCCAGGCTGCACCCGACTCCCGCAGTGGGTTGCCTGCCGCGTGATGAGTCGGGGCGCGAGAAGCTGGCGGAGTATCGCCGGCTGCTCAAGACACCCGCGTTCTTCGGCGCGCCGTTTGGTCTGAAAGTGGATGATGTTTTCCACTGCGTGGTGAGCATCCGTGGCCTCGCGTGGAATGAGGAAACGATATTTCTGCCCAGTGGGTGTGGCATCGTGGGTGGCAGTGCCTTTGACCACGAGTGGCGTGAGCTGCGGCTCAAGCGCGAATCCGTGGCGAAACTTTTTGGGCTCTGA
- a CDS encoding NAD(P)/FAD-dependent oxidoreductase → MRRRHFHRITAGLTGATLLGNLHAQQEQPPSPSSAPKGRKKVIVAGGGIAGLCCAYELMERGHEVMVLEASRRTGGHVKTIRDPLPDGLYADVGAEHFTKPGYTQYWKYVEKFKLDCLPWNRRQNMYRKIDGSWYTEAQLQDPAVLRAFGFAPREVDYIIEHGWTELSTLFLEPYLAKFKDEYQPFGVGLDDLDHSLIGELYAKAGASPAAMRFAGGGRIATPEKPPLSSETSALFRLWQSAIVKLRGLPSFKREVFHLKGGNQVLPDTFAAKLGDRIRRNCPITAIEHTDSSVTVHFTDSDKSQQLQADALVICIPPILLAGIKVTPGWPEAKAYALQHTIMGMQSRVLLQTKTAFWKGDVPSINLETGDSRMSLVYETADDVPGETCVLMGSGMPSQTPEDTLAAFRKFYPGKNKDTIERCIVHEWWKEEPTCFGCERHAFPLGQLAKMWPHLIQPVGPIHFAGAAYDNLPWGMDAATRSANRVAEQIHAAA, encoded by the coding sequence ATGCGCCGCCGTCACTTCCACCGCATCACGGCCGGTCTGACCGGCGCCACGCTGCTCGGCAATCTTCATGCACAGCAGGAGCAACCTCCGTCACCGTCATCTGCACCCAAGGGGCGCAAGAAGGTCATCGTGGCCGGCGGTGGAATCGCAGGACTATGCTGCGCTTATGAGTTGATGGAGCGTGGTCATGAGGTGATGGTCCTTGAGGCATCGAGGCGCACCGGCGGGCATGTGAAAACGATCCGCGATCCGCTGCCTGACGGACTCTATGCGGATGTGGGCGCAGAACACTTCACGAAGCCTGGCTATACCCAGTACTGGAAGTACGTGGAGAAGTTCAAACTTGATTGCCTGCCCTGGAACCGGCGGCAGAACATGTACCGCAAGATCGATGGATCCTGGTACACCGAGGCGCAGCTTCAGGATCCTGCAGTGCTGCGTGCCTTCGGCTTTGCCCCACGCGAGGTGGACTACATCATCGAGCACGGTTGGACGGAGCTCAGCACGTTGTTCCTTGAACCGTACCTCGCGAAGTTCAAAGATGAATACCAGCCCTTCGGTGTCGGTCTTGATGACCTGGACCATTCACTCATCGGTGAACTTTATGCGAAGGCGGGTGCATCCCCGGCTGCGATGCGATTTGCCGGCGGTGGGCGGATTGCCACTCCTGAGAAGCCACCTCTCAGCAGCGAGACCTCCGCATTGTTTCGCCTCTGGCAGTCCGCGATTGTGAAGCTGCGTGGTCTGCCCAGCTTCAAGCGGGAGGTGTTCCATCTCAAGGGTGGCAACCAGGTGCTGCCGGATACCTTTGCCGCGAAGCTGGGGGATCGCATCCGGCGGAATTGTCCCATCACCGCGATCGAGCACACGGACAGTTCCGTCACGGTGCATTTCACGGATTCAGACAAGTCTCAGCAGCTTCAGGCGGACGCGCTGGTCATCTGCATTCCGCCCATTCTGCTTGCGGGAATCAAGGTCACGCCGGGGTGGCCGGAGGCGAAGGCGTATGCCTTGCAGCACACGATCATGGGCATGCAGTCGCGGGTGTTGCTCCAGACGAAGACGGCATTCTGGAAGGGAGATGTGCCCAGCATCAATCTCGAAACCGGCGACTCGCGCATGTCATTGGTCTATGAAACGGCGGACGATGTACCGGGCGAGACCTGCGTGTTGATGGGGAGTGGCATGCCTTCGCAGACGCCGGAAGACACCCTCGCGGCCTTCCGCAAATTTTATCCAGGCAAGAACAAGGACACGATCGAGCGATGCATTGTCCATGAATGGTGGAAGGAGGAGCCCACGTGCTTTGGGTGTGAGCGGCACGCCTTTCCTCTGGGGCAGTTGGCGAAGATGTGGCCGCATTTGATCCAGCCGGTGGGGCCGATTCATTTTGCCGGAGCGGCCTATGACAATCTGCCCTGGGGCATGGATGCGGCCACCCGTTCTGCGAATCGCGTGGCGGAACAGATCCACGCTGCGGCGTAG
- a CDS encoding RNA polymerase sigma factor, which translates to MDTTDQPPLLERLFAESAGDLARYFTRRHGVSAVVQDLVQETFLQMARGLKEGRQLKCARGYLFGIARHLSQAAWERKSREVVVPFDTVAAMADARAPVAVKDDRVDAARDTIAALAPLQREVLELRFSQGLSYAEIAEALGIPVGTVRSRLHNAVAAVRERLETDS; encoded by the coding sequence GTGGACACGACCGACCAACCTCCCTTGCTGGAACGCCTCTTCGCCGAGAGTGCGGGAGACCTGGCGCGCTACTTTACGCGTCGCCATGGGGTGAGTGCCGTGGTGCAGGATCTCGTGCAGGAAACGTTTCTCCAGATGGCCCGCGGCCTGAAGGAAGGACGGCAGCTCAAGTGTGCACGTGGCTATCTCTTTGGCATCGCACGGCACCTGAGCCAGGCGGCGTGGGAGCGGAAGTCGCGCGAAGTAGTGGTCCCCTTCGACACCGTGGCAGCGATGGCGGATGCCCGCGCGCCCGTGGCGGTGAAAGATGACCGGGTGGATGCCGCGCGGGACACCATCGCCGCCCTCGCACCGCTGCAGCGGGAGGTGCTGGAGCTTCGTTTTTCCCAAGGCCTCTCCTATGCGGAGATCGCGGAGGCCCTGGGCATCCCGGTGGGGACCGTCCGCTCCCGCCTGCATAACGCCGTGGCCGCCGTACGCGAGCGGCTGGAAACAGATTCTTGA
- the menD gene encoding 2-succinyl-5-enolpyruvyl-6-hydroxy-3-cyclohexene-1-carboxylic-acid synthase, giving the protein MADSNSSPGHTAVTRNVELISALLNELDVMGVREFCVAAGARNAQLLHLLLARRSVVYHFVEERSAAFFALGRVMHSRRPVAVVTTSGTAVAELFPAIMEAHYQAMPLIAVTADRPSRYRGSGAPQAVEQMGFFGNYVVRDVEMEYRDGEYHATVGRATGGNGPQHFNICLEEGFACFEAEHREPPPRKPTPHPAPEWDKVGASKFWSAKGPMLAMVGGLHPADVPAARQFLLKVGVPVIAEATSNLLGDEALKSQLLTGGEAVMRAFEAKRVVRLGSVPSWRWWRDLDERENIPVLNISRAPFRGLSRTQGVVTCPWEVLRHPDFHVPMVASAMPVIADPERLEQVLKANPLSEPAWMGHLSRAMGEGSMIMLGNSLPIREWNLASESPPAGAAFFANRGANGIDGLVSTWLGLSAQSQESWLIVGDLSAVYDLGGPWILPQLKAGKRRLVVINNGGGKIFSRVGWLKEADEGTRRVMENPHGLSFEPWARMWGMDYRLITVPDQLRDDADEGAAVWEVRPDMLQTEAFWKAWQGS; this is encoded by the coding sequence ATGGCGGACTCCAACAGTTCTCCCGGGCACACCGCGGTGACGCGGAATGTGGAATTGATTTCTGCATTGCTCAACGAACTGGATGTCATGGGGGTGCGTGAGTTCTGTGTGGCTGCGGGCGCCCGCAATGCCCAGCTCCTGCACCTGCTGCTCGCGCGCCGTTCGGTGGTGTACCATTTCGTAGAGGAGCGCAGTGCGGCATTCTTTGCGCTGGGTCGCGTGATGCATTCGCGCCGACCGGTGGCGGTGGTCACGACATCGGGCACGGCGGTGGCAGAGCTTTTTCCCGCCATCATGGAGGCGCACTACCAGGCGATGCCGCTCATCGCTGTGACGGCGGATCGTCCTTCGCGTTATCGCGGCAGCGGTGCGCCGCAGGCGGTGGAGCAGATGGGCTTCTTTGGAAACTACGTGGTGCGCGACGTGGAGATGGAATACCGCGACGGGGAGTATCACGCCACGGTGGGACGGGCTACTGGAGGCAATGGTCCCCAGCATTTCAACATCTGCCTGGAGGAGGGCTTTGCTTGCTTCGAGGCGGAGCATCGCGAGCCACCACCGAGAAAGCCGACGCCGCATCCTGCGCCCGAATGGGACAAGGTGGGCGCCAGCAAGTTCTGGAGTGCGAAAGGGCCCATGCTGGCGATGGTGGGCGGATTGCATCCCGCGGATGTCCCGGCGGCACGGCAGTTTCTTTTGAAGGTCGGCGTGCCGGTGATCGCCGAGGCAACGTCGAACCTGCTCGGTGATGAGGCGTTGAAGTCCCAGCTTCTGACCGGCGGTGAGGCCGTGATGCGTGCGTTTGAAGCGAAGCGGGTGGTGCGCTTGGGAAGTGTGCCTTCGTGGAGATGGTGGCGTGACCTCGATGAACGCGAGAACATTCCCGTGCTGAACATTTCACGCGCTCCCTTCCGAGGGCTTTCCAGAACACAAGGTGTGGTGACGTGTCCGTGGGAGGTGCTGCGGCATCCGGACTTTCATGTGCCGATGGTCGCTTCGGCGATGCCGGTGATCGCCGACCCGGAACGTCTGGAGCAGGTGTTAAAGGCAAACCCTTTGTCCGAGCCAGCATGGATGGGACATCTCTCCCGCGCCATGGGTGAGGGCAGCATGATCATGTTGGGGAACAGTCTGCCCATTCGTGAGTGGAATCTCGCGTCGGAATCTCCGCCGGCGGGCGCGGCGTTCTTCGCGAACCGCGGCGCCAATGGCATCGATGGTCTGGTGTCCACCTGGCTGGGGCTTTCCGCGCAGTCGCAGGAGTCATGGCTCATTGTGGGAGACCTCAGTGCCGTGTATGACTTGGGGGGGCCGTGGATCCTGCCACAGTTGAAGGCGGGTAAGCGGCGGCTGGTGGTGATCAACAATGGCGGAGGAAAGATCTTCTCGCGCGTGGGCTGGCTCAAGGAAGCGGATGAAGGCACGCGGCGGGTGATGGAGAATCCGCATGGCTTGAGCTTTGAACCGTGGGCCCGCATGTGGGGCATGGACTACCGGCTGATTACAGTGCCGGATCAATTGCGCGATGATGCGGATGAAGGTGCCGCCGTGTGGGAAGTGCGACCGGATATGCTGCAGACGGAAGCGTTCTGGAAGGCGTGGCAGGGGAGCTGA
- a CDS encoding amidohydrolase family protein: MKANTPALIFQNGTAVLPDRLVPDAVVVCEKGRITAVGPTRKTKVPRGANVIDARGGYISPGFVEMHVHGGDGADYMDGTEEAIRIANRAHTRHGTTSIFPTTTTGSPAQLDAMLNACIAVRRDWTIADGARLPGIHFYGPYFAEDKVGAHSPKGRRDPVVSEYTEYFQRGIIKIATCAAELPGAEAFYKAAKKSGCLVTCGHSNSSWTEMERAYRAGMRHVDHFWCAMSSVASLRARFGTPMQASMEEFVLMHREMSTEVIADGHHLAPALLRFAYVMKGADRLCLVTDSNRALDMPPGEYRIGPEDGTMFISDGLVGRMPGGPLASSIMGMDHMVRIMARDTKAPIHDVVRMASLTPAERAGIAKKVGSLEKGKLADVLVLDRKLGVKRVFIGGEEFSTKRRA; encoded by the coding sequence ATGAAAGCCAATACTCCTGCTCTTATTTTCCAAAATGGAACCGCAGTCCTGCCTGATCGCCTGGTGCCAGACGCGGTGGTGGTTTGTGAAAAGGGCCGCATCACCGCCGTAGGCCCCACGCGCAAGACAAAGGTTCCCCGAGGTGCGAATGTCATCGATGCCCGCGGCGGCTACATATCTCCCGGCTTCGTGGAAATGCATGTGCATGGGGGTGATGGCGCAGACTACATGGACGGCACTGAGGAAGCCATTCGCATTGCCAATCGCGCGCACACACGCCACGGCACCACTTCCATCTTCCCCACCACCACGACCGGCTCGCCCGCCCAGCTCGATGCCATGCTGAATGCCTGCATCGCCGTGCGTCGTGACTGGACTATTGCGGATGGCGCACGCCTTCCCGGCATCCACTTTTACGGCCCTTATTTCGCCGAGGATAAAGTGGGTGCTCACTCTCCCAAGGGCCGACGCGATCCCGTGGTTTCCGAATACACCGAATACTTCCAGCGCGGCATCATCAAGATCGCCACCTGCGCCGCCGAGCTGCCCGGTGCCGAAGCCTTCTACAAAGCCGCGAAAAAGAGCGGCTGCCTCGTCACCTGTGGCCACTCGAACTCAAGCTGGACGGAAATGGAGCGCGCCTACCGCGCTGGCATGCGTCATGTGGATCACTTCTGGTGCGCCATGAGTTCCGTGGCCTCCCTGCGCGCCCGCTTCGGCACACCCATGCAGGCGAGCATGGAGGAGTTCGTCCTCATGCATCGCGAAATGAGCACGGAAGTCATCGCCGACGGCCATCACCTCGCCCCCGCCCTTCTGCGTTTCGCGTATGTCATGAAAGGCGCGGATCGCCTCTGCCTCGTCACCGATTCCAATCGCGCCCTCGACATGCCACCCGGCGAGTACCGCATCGGCCCGGAGGATGGCACGATGTTCATCAGCGACGGCCTTGTCGGCCGCATGCCCGGTGGCCCCCTGGCGAGCTCCATCATGGGCATGGATCACATGGTGCGCATCATGGCACGCGATACCAAGGCACCCATCCACGACGTGGTCCGCATGGCCTCTCTCACCCCCGCCGAGCGTGCCGGCATCGCCAAGAAAGTCGGCAGCTTGGAGAAAGGGAAGCTCGCTGACGTGCTCGTGCTGGATCGGAAACTCGGCGTGAAGCGCGTGTTTATTGGTGGGGAGGAGTTTTCGACGAAGAGGCGGGCTTGA
- a CDS encoding DUF1015 family protein, whose translation MQLRSFQGLVPTPEKAADVAAVPYDVVNRAESKALAAGNPVNLLHVDRAEIDLPDSVGDYDPQVYQKALENFKKLQSDGVLVREAGPCMYLYRQVMGDHAQTGLVAVCHIEDYEKDIIRKHEKTRKVKEDDRTKLVDTLSANTGPIFLTYRDQAQISALTKEHEKEDKPIYDITAPDGIRHMVWRLPVETCEELTKLFDKKVPLSYVADGHHRSASAARVGKERREQNPNHTGQEDYNWFLSVLFPASELKILPYNRAVKDLNGHTLEGFLHVVGAIFSMDPNGKKVPDHPGQACMYYGGVWHTLDWKPLEKASPVETLDVSILQSRLLAPVLGIDDPRTSEKIDFIGGIRGTAELEKLVDSGSHKVAFSMYPTTVDQLMAIADAGEIMPPKSTWFEPKLRSGLFIHTLD comes from the coding sequence ATGCAGCTCCGCTCGTTCCAAGGTCTCGTCCCCACCCCTGAAAAAGCCGCCGATGTCGCCGCCGTGCCCTATGACGTGGTAAACCGCGCCGAATCCAAGGCCCTGGCCGCCGGCAACCCGGTGAACCTGCTCCACGTGGACCGCGCCGAAATCGACCTCCCGGACAGCGTGGGCGACTACGACCCGCAGGTCTACCAGAAGGCCCTAGAGAATTTCAAGAAGCTCCAGAGTGATGGCGTGCTCGTCCGCGAAGCAGGCCCCTGCATGTATCTCTACCGCCAGGTCATGGGTGACCACGCCCAGACCGGTCTCGTCGCGGTCTGCCACATCGAGGACTACGAGAAGGACATCATCCGCAAGCACGAGAAGACCCGCAAGGTGAAGGAGGACGACCGCACCAAGCTGGTGGATACCCTCAGCGCGAACACCGGCCCCATCTTCCTGACCTACCGTGACCAGGCGCAGATCTCCGCGCTGACGAAGGAACACGAGAAGGAAGACAAGCCCATCTACGATATCACCGCTCCCGATGGTATCCGTCACATGGTATGGCGCCTGCCGGTGGAGACCTGCGAGGAACTCACCAAGCTTTTCGACAAGAAGGTGCCCCTCTCCTACGTGGCCGATGGCCACCACCGCAGCGCCAGCGCCGCCCGCGTGGGCAAGGAGCGCCGTGAACAGAATCCCAATCACACGGGCCAGGAGGACTACAACTGGTTCCTCAGCGTCCTCTTCCCCGCCAGCGAGCTGAAGATCCTCCCCTACAACCGCGCGGTGAAGGATCTCAACGGCCACACCCTGGAAGGGTTCCTCCACGTGGTGGGCGCGATCTTCTCCATGGATCCGAATGGGAAGAAAGTCCCTGACCATCCTGGCCAGGCCTGCATGTACTACGGCGGCGTGTGGCATACCCTCGACTGGAAGCCCCTTGAGAAAGCCTCTCCCGTGGAAACACTCGACGTGAGCATCCTGCAGAGCCGTCTCCTCGCTCCGGTGCTGGGCATTGATGATCCCCGCACCAGCGAGAAGATCGACTTCATCGGCGGCATCCGCGGCACGGCAGAACTGGAGAAGCTGGTGGACAGCGGCTCGCACAAGGTCGCCTTCAGCATGTATCCCACCACAGTGGACCAGCTCATGGCCATCGCGGACGCAGGTGAAATCATGCCTCCGAAGAGCACGTGGTTCGAGCCGAAGCTCCGCTCCGGTCTCTTCATCCACACGCTGGATTGA
- a CDS encoding CNNM domain-containing protein, translating into MIWILLPFCLILAFILSGMESALLTVSRVRARHAADEGDKLAAQLAGLLEKRNEILHTVTVLNRAMGLGAFAMVAVGLVHLLGPWGWAAALLLALPVFLIGLELVPKVLFRRYPFRLLRSFAPMLCFIHRASAPTLWLARILTPKQLTSPSHVDSVGLSSLAKTVAGLGVLPEQSCKLLHGLAEFHPMQARDVMTHLKKLSALPPDLPLTSVMALTKEVPLLWRAVMTTDGTLKGWLDMTALPATPSRDRLVRQFMRPLLQIRETDSALRCLQALRKRGEPVAAVLNGSGETVGVVTQKGLVQALLKQNGHSSTK; encoded by the coding sequence GTGATCTGGATCCTCCTGCCATTCTGCCTCATCCTTGCATTCATCCTTTCCGGAATGGAGAGCGCGTTGCTCACCGTGAGCCGCGTGCGTGCCCGCCATGCGGCGGATGAAGGCGACAAGCTCGCCGCGCAGCTCGCCGGCTTGCTGGAGAAGCGCAATGAAATCCTCCACACCGTCACCGTGCTGAATCGCGCCATGGGCCTCGGTGCCTTTGCGATGGTCGCCGTGGGACTAGTACACCTGCTGGGACCCTGGGGCTGGGCAGCCGCACTTCTTCTCGCCCTGCCCGTGTTCCTCATTGGACTCGAACTGGTGCCGAAGGTCCTCTTCCGCCGTTACCCCTTCCGCCTGCTGCGCAGCTTCGCGCCCATGCTGTGCTTCATCCACCGCGCCTCCGCGCCGACACTCTGGCTCGCGCGCATCCTCACACCGAAGCAACTCACCTCACCCTCGCATGTGGACAGCGTGGGCCTGTCTTCCCTGGCCAAGACCGTCGCGGGCCTCGGCGTGCTGCCCGAGCAATCCTGCAAGCTGCTTCACGGCCTCGCGGAGTTTCATCCCATGCAGGCTCGCGATGTGATGACGCATCTCAAGAAACTCAGCGCCCTGCCTCCGGATCTACCTCTCACCAGCGTCATGGCTCTCACCAAGGAAGTCCCCCTTCTCTGGCGTGCCGTGATGACTACGGATGGCACCCTGAAAGGCTGGCTGGACATGACGGCCCTGCCCGCAACGCCTTCACGCGATCGCCTCGTACGTCAGTTCATGCGTCCCCTGCTGCAGATTCGCGAGACCGATTCCGCCCTGCGCTGCCTGCAAGCTCTTCGCAAACGCGGCGAACCCGTCGCTGCCGTGCTCAATGGCTCTGGCGAAACCGTGGGCGTAGTCACCCAGAAGGGACTCGTACAAGCCCTGCTCAAGCAGAACGGTCACAGCAGTACGAAGTAG
- a CDS encoding ThuA domain-containing protein encodes MTLTRRFLLLGFCLSIASTAFAAEKHKVLIVDGQNNHKWDITTPVLKNALETSGVFTVDVSTSPPKGSPKETWDSWKPKFSDYAAVVSNYNGELWPEPVRKDFEAYVSGGGGFVCVHAANNSFPEWPEYNKMIGVGGWGGRNEKSGPRLFIKDGKLMRDTSSGAGGSHGPQHPFVVTHVNTEHPITKGLPTQWMQTQDELYNRLRGPAENLEVLATAVSEQTADAEPMLMVLTYGKGRVFHTPLGHADYSMLNRGFYTILQRGTEWAITGKVEQTAKVPADFPTAEKASVVTLEGYPKQQPPAPKPVK; translated from the coding sequence ATGACACTGACACGCCGCTTTCTTCTCCTCGGTTTTTGTTTGTCGATTGCTTCCACCGCCTTCGCCGCGGAGAAGCACAAGGTCCTCATCGTGGATGGACAGAACAATCACAAGTGGGACATCACCACCCCGGTACTGAAGAACGCCCTCGAAACCAGCGGCGTCTTCACGGTGGATGTGAGCACCTCCCCACCCAAAGGTTCCCCCAAGGAGACGTGGGACTCGTGGAAACCGAAGTTTTCCGACTACGCCGCCGTGGTGAGCAACTACAACGGCGAGCTGTGGCCCGAACCGGTGCGCAAGGACTTCGAGGCATATGTCTCCGGAGGCGGTGGCTTCGTCTGTGTGCACGCCGCGAACAACTCCTTCCCCGAGTGGCCCGAGTACAACAAGATGATTGGCGTCGGCGGCTGGGGCGGTCGCAATGAAAAGTCCGGCCCGCGTCTCTTCATCAAGGACGGCAAACTCATGCGCGATACCTCCTCGGGCGCCGGCGGCTCGCATGGTCCGCAGCATCCCTTCGTCGTCACCCACGTGAACACCGAGCACCCCATCACCAAGGGCCTGCCTACTCAATGGATGCAGACCCAGGACGAGCTCTACAATCGCCTGCGCGGTCCCGCCGAGAATCTCGAGGTGCTCGCTACCGCCGTCTCCGAGCAGACCGCCGACGCCGAGCCCATGCTCATGGTTCTGACCTATGGCAAGGGCCGCGTCTTCCACACCCCTCTCGGCCACGCGGACTACTCCATGCTGAACCGCGGCTTCTACACCATCCTGCAGCGCGGCACCGAGTGGGCCATCACCGGCAAGGTCGAGCAGACCGCCAAGGTCCCGGCCGACTTCCCCACGGCGGAGAAGGCCTCCGTGGTCACCTTGGAGGGCTACCCCAAGCAGCAGCCCCCAGCGCCAAAGCCGGTGAAGTAG
- a CDS encoding CNNM domain-containing protein, which yields MLRVAAIGFAIIVLYDSDVQPTINWPVVIPMLVAYLALLGVAACLSALEMSLFALRERGVASLPKSMPTEKEYLREILRDPTALLPEVLLLGCLTNLVLATICLWFAIEPLQQLGWNPWISAPILLGASLVAAELVPNALAIRSPEKVLIRTLPWFRAIRWILVPLCAPLRIWTECAVRFFTPKKMKVRQNLDAEEIVTLIEMRQEQDAITSDEAILMKSMVGLHELAAKDAMTPRVDLPLMPHDAEDEEAANMLETTRHQFVAVFDAKRDAIAYVVPVQKWKLTGRPHWSTLTEVPEFVPESLSLLEAMREHLKDETTAVVVVDEYGGFEGLLTRANVVEQILAKVAPAPTSSAGLQSIGPDRYLVSGTTRLDELERELELEFHAEGVDTIGGLVLNAFGYPPKPGEHITVAGVHIKVKRTARARIQQLELHVLETSGEEEAESP from the coding sequence ATGTTACGCGTCGCTGCCATCGGCTTTGCCATTATCGTGCTGTACGACTCCGACGTGCAGCCCACGATCAACTGGCCGGTGGTGATTCCCATGCTGGTGGCGTATCTCGCGCTGCTCGGCGTGGCTGCCTGCCTCTCCGCGCTGGAGATGTCCCTCTTCGCATTGCGGGAGAGAGGTGTGGCATCCCTGCCCAAGTCCATGCCGACCGAGAAGGAGTACCTCCGTGAGATCCTGCGCGATCCCACCGCTCTGTTGCCGGAGGTGCTGCTGCTCGGCTGCCTGACAAACCTCGTGCTCGCCACCATCTGCCTCTGGTTCGCCATCGAGCCGCTGCAGCAGCTTGGTTGGAATCCCTGGATCAGCGCCCCGATTCTTCTCGGCGCGAGCCTTGTCGCGGCAGAGCTGGTGCCAAATGCGCTCGCCATCCGCTCTCCGGAAAAGGTCCTCATTCGCACCCTGCCATGGTTCCGTGCCATCCGCTGGATCCTGGTGCCACTGTGCGCCCCGCTTCGCATCTGGACGGAATGCGCGGTCCGCTTCTTCACCCCGAAGAAGATGAAGGTCCGGCAGAATCTCGATGCGGAAGAAATCGTCACGCTCATCGAGATGCGTCAGGAGCAGGACGCCATCACCAGCGATGAGGCCATCCTGATGAAATCCATGGTGGGCCTGCATGAACTCGCGGCCAAGGATGCCATGACCCCGCGCGTGGACCTTCCTCTCATGCCGCATGATGCCGAGGATGAGGAAGCCGCGAACATGCTTGAGACCACGCGGCATCAGTTCGTCGCGGTCTTTGATGCGAAGCGTGATGCCATCGCCTACGTGGTGCCGGTTCAGAAGTGGAAGCTCACGGGCCGTCCCCATTGGAGCACGCTGACAGAGGTGCCGGAGTTTGTGCCCGAGTCCCTTTCCCTGCTCGAGGCCATGCGCGAGCACTTGAAGGACGAAACCACGGCCGTGGTGGTGGTGGATGAATATGGCGGGTTCGAAGGCCTGCTCACTCGGGCGAATGTGGTGGAGCAAATCCTCGCCAAGGTCGCCCCTGCACCCACGTCCTCGGCCGGTCTGCAATCCATCGGCCCGGATCGTTATCTCGTTTCCGGCACCACACGCCTGGATGAACTGGAGCGTGAGCTGGAACTGGAGTTCCATGCGGAAGGTGTGGATACCATCGGCGGTCTCGTGCTCAATGCCTTTGGCTATCCGCCCAAGCCAGGTGAGCACATCACCGTGGCTGGCGTGCACATCAAGGTGAAGCGCACCGCCCGCGCACGCATCCAACAACTCGAGCTTCATGTGCTCGAAACCAGTGGAGAGGAGGAGGCCGAGTCGCCGTGA